In Mycobacterium stomatepiae, the following are encoded in one genomic region:
- a CDS encoding DUF732 domain-containing protein: MKRRTSLVAATAAVWGVAGTLAPPVHAKPAPEVEYVYNVSVRRHYNFPNNDAIGYGYGICNKVTAGEGYPQLMGDVNNDVTPNDEFAANYLVSYAVDNLCPAQIPQLRNSAQGYRPPPGQEYFGSPGAE; this comes from the coding sequence ATGAAGCGTCGCACTTCGCTGGTAGCCGCAACTGCCGCCGTCTGGGGCGTCGCGGGGACGCTGGCACCGCCGGTACACGCCAAGCCTGCGCCCGAGGTGGAGTACGTGTACAACGTCTCGGTGCGCCGGCATTACAACTTTCCCAATAACGACGCGATCGGCTACGGCTACGGGATCTGCAACAAGGTCACCGCCGGCGAGGGCTACCCGCAACTGATGGGTGACGTGAATAACGACGTCACACCCAACGACGAGTTCGCGGCGAACTACCTCGTCTCGTATGCGGTCGACAACTTGTGTCCCGCACAGATCCCGCAGCTGCGGAACTCGGCGCAGGGCTATCGCCCGCCGCCCGGTCAAGAGTATTTCGGTAGTCCCGGCGCGGAATAG
- a CDS encoding OB-fold domain-containing protein, with the protein MKALVGYASYLPGYRLAGADIGVRRSDRVVAAFDEDSTTMAVAAAAAIPPSDSANALYFATSTPAYADKTNATAIHAALGLPFDALAVDFCGSGRSGFAAILAAANSGGIAASADVRVGRPGSADEKLGGDGAAALLFGDDQPAIAEVLAVTSLTAEFLDRWRATTSVTGEQWEERFGAERYAELIRTAAERVLDAAGLTGVDHVVLTCPNSGIVKRAATLVKGDKSVVTSPIGFSGACDAALALCGVLDTAEAGETVLMLSAVDGCDALLLRTTSALPQARQPRPVAAQREGGVTVRYLTYLSWRGLVELEPPRRPEPDRPSGPASGRSAPWKFGLRGSHCAECGFIHLPPARVCKRCGAPDRMTAVPVAGLRGSVATYTVDHLAHSPSPPVVSAVVDVAGGGRFTCEVADAEPELLEVGAPVEFTFRRLFTAGDVHNYFWKARVDGRSHG; encoded by the coding sequence ATGAAGGCTCTGGTCGGCTACGCCAGTTACCTGCCCGGCTATCGGCTGGCCGGCGCCGACATCGGTGTCCGCCGGAGTGATCGCGTCGTCGCGGCGTTTGATGAGGACAGCACCACCATGGCGGTGGCGGCCGCAGCCGCCATACCCCCGTCGGACTCGGCCAACGCGCTGTATTTCGCCACGAGCACACCGGCTTACGCGGACAAGACCAACGCCACGGCGATCCATGCCGCGCTGGGCCTGCCTTTCGACGCGTTGGCCGTCGACTTCTGTGGATCTGGCCGCAGCGGTTTCGCCGCCATCCTCGCCGCGGCGAACTCCGGCGGGATCGCGGCCAGCGCCGACGTGCGGGTAGGCCGGCCGGGATCGGCCGACGAGAAACTCGGTGGCGACGGCGCGGCCGCGCTGCTCTTCGGCGATGACCAGCCCGCGATCGCCGAGGTGCTCGCGGTTACGTCGCTGACGGCGGAGTTCCTCGACCGCTGGCGCGCAACGACTTCGGTGACCGGCGAGCAATGGGAGGAGCGGTTCGGCGCCGAACGCTATGCCGAGCTGATCCGCACCGCGGCCGAGCGGGTGCTGGACGCCGCGGGGTTGACCGGGGTCGACCATGTCGTGCTCACCTGTCCCAACAGCGGGATCGTCAAACGCGCGGCGACGCTGGTGAAGGGGGATAAGTCGGTCGTCACGTCGCCGATCGGCTTCTCGGGTGCCTGCGACGCCGCCCTGGCGCTGTGCGGTGTCCTCGACACCGCGGAAGCCGGGGAGACCGTGCTGATGCTGTCGGCGGTCGACGGGTGCGATGCACTGTTGCTGCGGACCACCAGCGCGCTGCCCCAAGCGCGGCAACCGCGTCCGGTCGCCGCGCAGCGCGAGGGTGGTGTGACGGTCAGGTATCTGACCTACCTGTCGTGGCGCGGACTGGTCGAATTGGAGCCACCGCGCCGTCCTGAGCCCGACCGGCCGTCCGGGCCTGCTTCCGGGCGTTCGGCGCCGTGGAAGTTCGGTCTTCGCGGTTCGCATTGTGCGGAATGCGGTTTCATCCATCTGCCGCCGGCGCGGGTCTGCAAGCGCTGCGGTGCGCCCGATCGGATGACCGCCGTGCCGGTGGCCGGCCTGCGCGGCTCCGTCGCCACCTACACCGTTGACCACTTGGCGCACTCCCCGTCGCCGCCCGTCGTTTCGGCCGTCGTCGATGTGGCCGGCGGTGGGCGATTCACCTGCGAGGTCGCCGACGCCGAACCCGAACTCTTGGAGGTGGGTGCCCCCGTCGAGTTCACCTTCCGGCGGTTGTTCACCGCGGGTGACGTCCACAACTATTTCTGGAAGGCCCGAGTGGACGGGAGAAGCCATGGCTAG
- a CDS encoding acetyl-CoA C-acetyltransferase, with amino-acid sequence MRRAAIVRPLRTAVGTFGGSLRPLRAEDLSARAIEAVVQRSGVDPAVIEDVVFAQSYANSEAPCIGRWAALHANLPISAPGLQIDRRCGGGLQAVVTAAMMVQTGAADVVLAGGVESMSNIEHYTTTARWGSRSGNQVLYDRLDRGRELSQPIWRFGPISGMIETAENLAADYGIDREAADGFAARSHQRAAAAQQAGHFDDEIVTVQVPQRKGEPMEFADDEGIRPDTTVETLSRLRPMMKDGTVTAGNSSQQNDAAAACLVVAEDRLDDLGLEPLGFLEGWAAVGCEPSRMGIGPVGAVEKLFRRTGLGFDDLDLIEVNEAFAVQVLAVLAGWGVKLNDVDDRLNVNGSGISLGHPIAATGVRILTTMLHELRRRGGGLALETMCIGGGQGLAAIFRGAN; translated from the coding sequence GTGAGGCGCGCCGCGATAGTACGCCCACTGCGCACTGCGGTCGGGACCTTCGGCGGGAGCCTGCGGCCGCTGCGGGCCGAAGACCTCTCCGCGCGCGCGATTGAGGCAGTCGTCCAGCGCAGCGGAGTGGATCCCGCCGTGATCGAAGACGTCGTATTCGCACAGTCTTACGCCAATTCCGAGGCACCGTGCATCGGACGTTGGGCCGCATTGCACGCCAATCTCCCGATCAGCGCACCCGGGTTGCAGATCGACCGTCGCTGCGGCGGCGGCCTGCAGGCCGTGGTGACCGCCGCGATGATGGTGCAGACCGGGGCCGCCGACGTCGTATTGGCCGGTGGCGTGGAATCGATGAGCAACATCGAGCACTACACGACGACCGCGCGGTGGGGTTCGCGTTCCGGCAACCAGGTGCTGTACGACCGACTCGACCGCGGCCGCGAATTGTCCCAGCCGATCTGGCGATTCGGCCCGATCAGCGGCATGATCGAGACCGCCGAGAATCTGGCCGCCGACTACGGCATCGACCGCGAAGCCGCCGATGGCTTCGCGGCACGCAGCCATCAGCGGGCCGCCGCGGCCCAGCAGGCCGGCCACTTCGACGACGAGATCGTCACCGTGCAGGTGCCCCAGCGCAAAGGCGAACCAATGGAATTCGCCGACGACGAGGGCATCCGTCCCGACACCACCGTCGAAACGCTGAGCCGACTGCGTCCGATGATGAAAGACGGCACCGTGACGGCCGGCAACTCCAGTCAGCAGAACGACGCCGCGGCGGCGTGCCTGGTGGTCGCGGAGGACCGGCTCGATGACCTCGGTCTGGAGCCGCTGGGTTTCCTCGAGGGCTGGGCGGCGGTCGGTTGCGAGCCGTCGCGGATGGGCATCGGACCCGTCGGGGCGGTTGAAAAGCTATTCCGCCGAACGGGGTTAGGATTCGACGACCTGGACCTGATCGAGGTCAACGAGGCGTTCGCGGTGCAGGTGCTCGCCGTGCTGGCCGGTTGGGGTGTCAAGCTCAACGACGTCGACGACCGGCTCAATGTCAACGGTTCGGGCATCTCGCTGGGGCATCCTATCGCGGCGACCGGCGTGCGGATCCTGACCACGATGCTGCATGAGTTGCGCCGGCGGGGTGGAGGACTGGCACTCGAGACCATGTGCATCGGCGGGGGACAGGGTTTGGCCGCGATCTTCCGCGGGGCCAATTGA
- the fabG gene encoding 3-oxoacyl-ACP reductase FabG codes for MVESLLDQRVAVVTGAGQGIGREIAQSLAEHGARVVLADIDAELVDKAATEIGGIGVTCDITSEEQVHDLVGAAVGNFGRLDVFVNNAGITRDASLKKMTVSDFDAVMAVHLRGTWLGVREASAVMREQKSGSIINMSSLSGNPGQTNYSAAKAGIVGLAKAAAKEVAHHNVRVNAIQPGLIRTPMTAAMPPAVFAEREAAIPMKRAGEPAEVAGAVVFLASDLSRYVTGAVIEVGGGRNI; via the coding sequence ATGGTTGAGTCGCTGCTCGACCAGCGGGTCGCCGTCGTCACCGGCGCAGGTCAGGGAATCGGACGCGAGATCGCGCAATCACTTGCCGAACACGGCGCCCGGGTGGTGCTCGCCGACATCGACGCCGAACTCGTCGACAAGGCGGCCACCGAGATCGGCGGGATTGGCGTCACGTGCGACATCACCTCCGAGGAGCAAGTACACGACCTCGTCGGGGCCGCCGTCGGCAATTTCGGCCGTCTGGATGTGTTCGTCAACAATGCCGGCATCACCCGCGATGCTTCCTTGAAGAAGATGACGGTTTCGGATTTCGACGCCGTCATGGCTGTGCACCTGCGCGGCACCTGGTTGGGCGTGCGCGAGGCGTCAGCGGTTATGCGCGAACAGAAGTCGGGCAGCATCATCAACATGTCCTCCCTGTCGGGCAATCCGGGGCAGACGAACTACAGCGCGGCCAAGGCAGGCATCGTCGGACTGGCCAAGGCCGCGGCGAAGGAAGTTGCGCACCACAACGTGCGAGTCAACGCGATTCAGCCCGGCCTGATCCGCACCCCGATGACGGCGGCGATGCCACCCGCGGTCTTTGCCGAGCGCGAGGCCGCCATCCCGATGAAGCGGGCAGGTGAACCCGCGGAGGTCGCCGGCGCGGTGGTCTTTTTGGCATCGGATCTCTCCAGATATGTGACGGGCGCGGTCATCGAAGTCGGCGGGGGTCGAAATATATGA
- a CDS encoding enoyl-CoA hydratase/isomerase family protein, which produces MSTSLETLSVASGSDGVCEISLARPKLLNRFDNQAQFELAGVLEDLAKDEGVRAVVLGSTGKAFSAGGDFDLMQAAHDDADARRETVDAGLRLVRSFIDLPQPIIAAVQGPAIGLGATVALMCDVVVAARNAKLADTHVKVGLVAGDGGCLVWPQAAGMLRARRHLLTGDALDAATAYQLGM; this is translated from the coding sequence ATGAGCACCAGCCTCGAAACGTTGTCCGTTGCCTCCGGGAGTGACGGCGTCTGCGAGATATCGCTGGCTCGCCCAAAGCTGTTGAATCGGTTCGACAATCAGGCCCAGTTCGAATTGGCCGGAGTGCTCGAAGATCTCGCGAAAGACGAAGGTGTCCGCGCTGTCGTGTTGGGCTCAACCGGAAAAGCATTCTCCGCCGGGGGAGACTTCGACTTGATGCAGGCGGCCCACGACGACGCCGATGCACGACGCGAAACCGTGGACGCCGGGCTGCGACTGGTGCGGTCCTTTATCGATCTGCCTCAGCCCATCATTGCGGCGGTGCAGGGGCCGGCGATCGGACTGGGCGCAACCGTGGCGCTGATGTGCGACGTCGTGGTGGCGGCGCGCAACGCCAAGCTGGCCGACACCCACGTGAAGGTCGGGCTTGTTGCCGGCGACGGAGGTTGTCTGGTGTGGCCGCAGGCGGCCGGGATGCTACGAGCCCGACGTCACCTACTTACCGGTGATGCACTCGACGCCGCCACCGCCTACCAGCTTGGTATGTGA
- a CDS encoding enoyl-CoA hydratase/isomerase family protein produces MTDLVDQPDEALPCAREIARRIADLAPMAVQGTKRALNHVTSLRGAEVVELAFELEEHTLTSDDLVEGIAAFKEGRAANFVGR; encoded by the coding sequence GTGACCGACCTGGTCGATCAGCCCGACGAGGCGTTGCCGTGTGCCCGCGAAATCGCAAGGCGCATAGCTGATCTAGCACCGATGGCGGTTCAGGGCACCAAGCGCGCGCTGAATCATGTGACGTCGCTGCGGGGTGCGGAAGTGGTCGAGTTGGCGTTCGAGCTCGAAGAGCACACCCTGACGAGCGACGACCTGGTCGAAGGTATTGCCGCCTTCAAGGAAGGCCGCGCCGCCAACTTCGTCGGCCGCTGA
- a CDS encoding class I adenylate-forming enzyme family protein — protein sequence MTAKLSARLEWSYLEADASIALEDYTVGALLAARARTHGAVTALVGRAHGDGAEVRLTYRELFDEACRVATALARLTTPGDYVALWAPNMVEWPIIQYGAALAGVVLVALNPALRGPELAYALGHSRAKVLIHADRSRNYDTAAVVNEIDTRFLGARTISLSARGEWRSDEIDAAAIDRAPADPELPVMLQYTSGTTGRPKGVLLRHRSLVNVAKLTLETASIPAGAVTVNPLPMFHTAACVVGTLGPLWIGGTEVLVDRFGPTVLLDTMLREHATVLFFVPTMLAALVAAQRDSAQRAPHLSTCLGGASTVSAGLIQAAEQTFGATVVNVFGQTELSPVLTATRPDDTRVDQLRTVGRPLPQVDCKVVDPATGAVVAVGQPGEICARGYQQMIGYLRDPEATAAAVDADGFLHTGDLGVMDERGYLTHTGRLKDLIIRGGENIAPAEIEACLADHHMVAEVCAFGLPDDRLGEIVAVIVIARGSLPADAADQFCTHASQQLTPHKIPQRWFVTEELPKTPTGKVRKFALPDLIAQGAVRELFRKEPEQ from the coding sequence GTGACCGCGAAGTTGTCTGCACGCCTTGAGTGGTCGTATCTGGAAGCCGATGCCAGCATCGCGCTCGAGGACTACACCGTGGGTGCCCTGCTGGCGGCGCGCGCCCGCACCCACGGTGCGGTCACTGCTCTGGTGGGCCGCGCGCATGGCGACGGCGCGGAGGTCCGATTAACCTACCGGGAGCTGTTCGACGAAGCCTGCCGCGTCGCTACCGCGCTGGCCCGCCTCACCACACCCGGCGACTACGTCGCACTGTGGGCGCCGAATATGGTCGAGTGGCCGATCATCCAGTACGGCGCGGCACTCGCCGGTGTCGTTCTGGTTGCGCTGAATCCCGCGTTGCGTGGCCCCGAGTTGGCCTACGCGCTGGGGCATTCCCGCGCCAAGGTTCTGATCCACGCCGACCGCAGTCGCAATTACGACACCGCCGCCGTGGTCAACGAGATCGACACGCGCTTCCTCGGCGCCCGCACCATCAGTCTGTCGGCACGCGGTGAATGGCGAAGCGACGAAATCGATGCCGCCGCGATAGACCGCGCGCCGGCCGACCCCGAGCTGCCGGTGATGTTGCAGTACACCTCGGGGACGACCGGCAGGCCCAAAGGGGTGCTGTTGCGCCATCGTTCGCTGGTCAATGTCGCCAAGCTGACCCTGGAGACCGCGAGCATTCCCGCGGGTGCGGTGACCGTGAATCCCCTGCCGATGTTCCACACGGCGGCTTGTGTGGTCGGCACATTGGGCCCGCTCTGGATCGGCGGTACCGAGGTGCTGGTTGACCGTTTTGGGCCGACCGTCCTGCTCGATACCATGCTCCGCGAACACGCGACGGTCCTATTCTTCGTGCCCACGATGTTGGCGGCTCTCGTTGCCGCGCAGCGCGACTCCGCGCAGCGGGCGCCACACCTTTCAACCTGTCTCGGCGGTGCCTCTACCGTTTCGGCCGGCCTCATCCAGGCCGCCGAACAGACCTTCGGGGCGACAGTGGTCAATGTGTTTGGGCAGACCGAGCTTTCGCCGGTGCTCACCGCGACCCGGCCCGACGACACTCGGGTCGACCAACTCCGGACCGTGGGCCGCCCGCTTCCTCAGGTCGATTGCAAAGTCGTCGACCCGGCCACCGGGGCGGTGGTGGCGGTGGGGCAACCGGGGGAGATCTGCGCGCGCGGATATCAGCAGATGATTGGTTACCTTCGCGACCCCGAGGCCACGGCGGCGGCAGTGGATGCCGACGGGTTCCTACATACCGGAGATCTCGGGGTGATGGACGAACGCGGGTACTTGACGCACACCGGCCGACTGAAGGACCTCATCATTCGCGGTGGGGAGAACATCGCGCCCGCCGAAATCGAGGCGTGTCTGGCCGATCATCACATGGTCGCCGAGGTCTGCGCGTTCGGTCTTCCCGACGACCGGCTTGGCGAGATCGTTGCCGTCATCGTCATCGCCCGCGGTTCGTTACCGGCGGATGCGGCCGACCAGTTCTGTACGCACGCAAGCCAACAACTGACACCGCACAAAATTCCGCAGCGTTGGTTCGTTACCGAAGAACTACCGAAAACACCGACCGGCAAGGTGCGCAAGTTCGCCCTGCCCGACCTCATCGCGCAAGGCGCGGTGCGCGAACTGTTCCGAAAGGAGCCCGAACAATGA
- a CDS encoding enoyl-CoA hydratase/isomerase family protein: protein MSSDSVIVENRGPVRIVTLNRPEKRNAVDIAVRLELGGAIEDAGQDDSVRAIVLTGAGSAFCSGGDITSMERMPPGRAMERTQLAQRVIRAIWNAGKPVVAAVEGSAFGAGVALAAACDRVVAARGARFATTFTNVGLAGDMGTFASLPSRVGVARARQMLMMPTPIDAPTALDLGLVDALVDPGTALAAALADAERLAAGPTRAYGVIKTMLAAGSALSPFELLDLEAEHQSQLFDSDDFAEGIAAFREKRRPQFGSAPP, encoded by the coding sequence ATGAGTAGCGATTCTGTCATCGTCGAGAATCGCGGCCCGGTACGGATCGTCACGCTGAACCGTCCCGAGAAGCGCAACGCGGTCGATATTGCGGTCCGGCTCGAGCTCGGCGGCGCGATCGAGGATGCCGGACAGGACGATTCGGTCCGGGCGATAGTGCTGACCGGCGCCGGCAGTGCGTTCTGCTCGGGCGGGGACATCACGTCGATGGAACGGATGCCGCCGGGGCGCGCAATGGAGCGGACACAATTGGCTCAGCGGGTGATTCGGGCCATTTGGAACGCGGGCAAACCCGTCGTCGCCGCTGTGGAGGGCAGCGCTTTCGGTGCGGGAGTTGCCCTGGCCGCCGCCTGCGATCGCGTCGTCGCGGCACGCGGCGCGCGCTTCGCCACCACGTTCACCAATGTCGGATTAGCCGGCGACATGGGCACATTCGCATCGCTGCCGTCGAGGGTCGGAGTCGCTCGCGCACGCCAGATGCTGATGATGCCGACGCCCATCGACGCGCCCACGGCGCTGGACTTGGGACTCGTCGATGCCCTCGTCGACCCCGGTACGGCACTGGCGGCGGCACTCGCCGATGCGGAACGGTTAGCTGCCGGGCCGACGCGCGCGTACGGGGTGATCAAGACGATGTTGGCCGCCGGATCCGCGCTCAGCCCCTTCGAACTCCTCGACCTCGAGGCCGAACACCAATCTCAGCTCTTCGACTCCGACGACTTCGCCGAGGGGATCGCGGCTTTCCGTGAAAAGCGACGTCCGCAGTTTGGATCGGCACCGCCGTGA
- a CDS encoding enoyl-CoA hydratase/isomerase family protein, which translates to MTVAETSLPVALDVADGVARLRLNRPEASNGMNVEFLKALHDAALTWHADPAVRVVLLTGEGRNFCAGGDIHTFESKGADLPDYLREATAWLQLATAALIQLRAPVVAAVQGFAAGGGGLGLVCASDIVIAAQSAKFFSGAVRVGMAPDGGSSVTLTQLVGLRQALRILLTNPTLSAAEALQIGLVTEVVDDAELFSRAEQVAADLAAMPGRALSATKRLVWSGVGASVEQRLAEEARTVCELSGTADALEGLRAVIERRKPNFTGQ; encoded by the coding sequence ATGACTGTTGCAGAAACCAGCTTGCCCGTCGCGCTCGACGTGGCCGACGGTGTCGCGCGGCTGCGGTTGAACCGGCCCGAGGCATCCAACGGGATGAACGTCGAATTCCTCAAGGCGTTGCACGACGCGGCTTTGACATGGCACGCCGATCCCGCCGTACGCGTCGTTCTGCTGACCGGTGAAGGCCGAAACTTCTGCGCGGGCGGCGATATTCACACCTTCGAGTCGAAGGGGGCGGACCTTCCGGACTACCTGCGGGAGGCGACCGCATGGCTGCAGTTGGCCACCGCCGCGTTGATCCAGCTTCGCGCGCCGGTGGTTGCCGCGGTACAGGGCTTCGCCGCCGGCGGCGGCGGATTGGGATTGGTCTGTGCGTCCGACATTGTCATCGCCGCGCAGTCGGCGAAGTTCTTTTCGGGGGCGGTCCGCGTCGGCATGGCGCCCGACGGTGGCTCCTCGGTCACGCTGACCCAGCTGGTCGGTCTGCGTCAGGCGTTGCGAATTCTGCTGACCAATCCGACGCTGAGCGCCGCCGAAGCGTTGCAGATCGGACTGGTCACCGAGGTCGTCGACGATGCCGAACTCTTCAGCCGCGCAGAGCAAGTCGCGGCCGACTTGGCCGCGATGCCGGGTCGGGCGTTGTCGGCCACCAAACGGCTGGTCTGGAGCGGGGTCGGCGCGTCGGTCGAACAGCGACTGGCCGAGGAAGCGCGTACCGTCTGCGAGTTGTCCGGCACGGCGGATGCGCTCGAGGGCCTGCGTGCCGTCATCGAACGGCGTAAACCGAACTTCACGGGACAATGA
- a CDS encoding aromatic-ring-hydroxylating dioxygenase subunit beta: MTSTLDDRATLGPVPDGFDRWEVEQFLYREARYADESDYDSWEALWTDDALYWVPVAATSDPTRTMSVIYDNRSRIATRLKQVRTGKRYAQAPPSNLRRLISNIEFLGGRANSNGGKDLELAANFIVLESRARGSHLWGGRTTYRLRRQDGELRLVYKKVVLVDNGEPIPTLGFLI; this comes from the coding sequence GTGACCAGCACGTTGGATGACCGCGCAACTTTGGGCCCCGTGCCTGACGGTTTCGACCGTTGGGAAGTGGAGCAGTTCCTCTACCGCGAAGCGCGCTATGCCGACGAGTCCGACTATGACTCGTGGGAAGCGTTATGGACCGACGACGCGCTGTACTGGGTTCCGGTCGCCGCGACCAGCGACCCGACCCGCACGATGTCGGTGATCTACGACAACCGCAGCCGTATTGCCACCCGCCTCAAGCAGGTTCGCACCGGGAAGCGCTACGCTCAGGCGCCGCCGTCGAATCTGCGCCGGCTGATATCCAACATCGAATTCCTCGGCGGCCGAGCCAATTCCAACGGCGGCAAGGACTTAGAGCTGGCAGCGAATTTCATCGTGCTGGAGTCTCGGGCGCGGGGTAGCCATCTGTGGGGCGGACGGACCACCTACCGGCTGCGCCGCCAAGACGGTGAATTGCGGCTGGTGTACAAGAAGGTCGTCCTGGTGGACAACGGCGAGCCGATTCCGACGCTGGGCTTCCTCATCTGA
- a CDS encoding aromatic ring-hydroxylating oxygenase subunit alpha, protein MTSLIDSAAGTGSRYDQLIKRDKVHGSLYTDPGIFAEELRRIWYRTWVFVGHESEVSQPNDYVRKRLGLQDVIMTRDRDGELHLLLNRCAHRGNQVCDDVGGNSSTFRCSYHGWTFRNNGDLVGFPFFKGYGERKLDLNLGRVPRMETYQGFVFGSFAADGPGLVEHLGAAAGEIDRLVRLSPEGAVELTAGWLQHRTRANWKLLAENETDGYHPQFVHGSIFGVTGSPIGALYSDASTAVTRDLGQGHSENDLRPEFRKFAEPMRWFGTTEARVPNYVAAMRSRYGDEADKIMIEGGPHVMVFPNLFIAEIQVFNIQPVAVGECTQYSTAVQMVGAPELNQRMVSQCMGSVGPAGMLLADDTEMYERNQAGLECLTPEWLDVRRGLNREQVDENGFTIGGATDETGMRGFWSQYKTLMETEL, encoded by the coding sequence ATGACCTCACTCATCGATTCGGCGGCCGGCACCGGCAGCCGCTACGACCAGTTGATCAAACGAGACAAGGTGCACGGGTCGCTCTACACCGATCCCGGCATCTTCGCCGAAGAGCTGCGCAGGATCTGGTACCGCACTTGGGTTTTCGTCGGGCACGAGAGCGAAGTGTCGCAACCCAACGACTACGTGCGCAAGCGGCTCGGCCTGCAGGACGTGATCATGACCCGCGACCGCGACGGTGAGCTGCATCTGCTCCTCAATCGGTGTGCGCATCGCGGCAACCAAGTCTGCGATGACGTCGGAGGCAATTCGTCGACGTTCCGCTGCTCGTATCACGGTTGGACCTTCCGCAACAACGGTGATCTCGTCGGATTCCCGTTCTTCAAGGGGTACGGCGAGCGCAAACTCGACCTGAATCTGGGTCGCGTTCCCCGGATGGAGACCTACCAGGGGTTTGTGTTCGGTAGCTTCGCGGCCGATGGCCCAGGGCTCGTCGAACACCTCGGCGCGGCCGCCGGCGAGATCGACCGGCTGGTGCGACTGTCGCCGGAAGGAGCGGTCGAGCTCACCGCGGGATGGCTTCAGCATCGGACGCGGGCGAACTGGAAGCTGCTGGCGGAGAACGAAACCGATGGATACCACCCCCAGTTCGTGCACGGCTCGATTTTCGGTGTCACCGGCAGCCCCATCGGTGCCCTGTACAGCGATGCGTCCACGGCGGTGACGCGCGACCTGGGACAGGGCCACAGCGAGAACGACCTGCGTCCAGAATTCCGGAAGTTCGCCGAGCCGATGCGCTGGTTCGGGACCACCGAGGCGCGGGTGCCGAACTATGTTGCGGCCATGCGTTCGCGGTACGGCGACGAAGCCGACAAGATCATGATCGAGGGCGGCCCGCACGTGATGGTCTTCCCGAATTTGTTCATCGCCGAGATCCAGGTCTTCAACATCCAGCCGGTCGCCGTCGGTGAGTGCACGCAGTACTCCACGGCCGTCCAGATGGTCGGCGCACCGGAGCTGAACCAGCGCATGGTCTCCCAGTGCATGGGCTCGGTCGGGCCCGCCGGCATGCTGCTGGCCGACGACACCGAAATGTATGAACGCAACCAGGCCGGGCTCGAGTGCCTGACACCGGAATGGCTCGACGTTCGCCGCGGGCTGAACCGGGAACAGGTCGACGAGAACGGTTTCACCATCGGCGGAGCTACCGACGAGACCGGTATGAGGGGCTTCTGGTCGCAGTACAAGACGCTGATGGAGACGGAATTGTGA